In one Rhopalosiphum padi isolate XX-2018 chromosome 3, ASM2088224v1, whole genome shotgun sequence genomic region, the following are encoded:
- the LOC132924094 gene encoding acetyl-CoA carboxylase isoform X4, which yields MSSETSGGVNFIVGDEDGVDQAPTELVNGDLMRALEEEKHENTDSFPLGKETRMGVTSNSSSYNNMFGLTEKRKRLRPSMSQGNVIHQRLTEKDFNVSTPEEFVKRFKGTKVINKVLIANNGIAAVKCMRSVRRWSYEMFRNERAVRFVVMVTPEDLKANAEYIKMADHYVPVPGGTNNNNYANVELIVNIAIRSQVQAVWAGWGHASENPELPKLLDKNKIAFIGPPEKAMFALGDKIASSIVAQTAEIPTLPWSGSGVIGHYSGKKIEIGPDLYKKGCVASIEEGLVSAEKVGYPIMIKASEGGGGKGIRKVENTEEFPNAFKQVQSEVPGSPIFIMKLAKCARHLEVQLLADQYGNAISLFGRDCSIQRRHQKIIEEAPAVIAEPSVFEEMEKAAVRIAKMVGYVSAGTVEYLYDTDGNYYFLELNPRLQVEHPCTEMVSDVNLPAAQLQISMGLPLNCIKDIRLLYGESAWGESSIDFDAPRHKPHPWGHVIAARITSENPDEGFKPSSGTVQELNFRSSKNVWGYFSVAASGGLHEFADSQFGHCFSWGENREQARENLVIALKELSIRGDFRTTVEYLITLLETESFQSNTIDTAWLDLLISERVQSEKPDIFLGVICGGLHIADRTISESFQNFQTSLERGQVLSASTLDHHVSVELINGGYKYKVQVTKSGLNSYFLIMNGSFKEIEVHRLSDGGILLSLDGSSFTTYMREEVDRYRIVIGNQTCVFEKENDPSLLRSPSAGKLISFLIEDGGQVKKGQPYAEIEVMKMVMTLTATENGRVYYSKRPGAVLDAGSLIATLELDDPSLVTKAVEYKGQFLELDGTSHIYGESLNNIHTCYRGMLDNILAGYCLPEPYHLVRLREVIEKFMNSLRDPSLPLLELQEVISSISGRIPKAVDKKIKSLMKLYERNITSVLAQFPSQQIAAIIDGHAATLQKRTDRDSFFQTTQGIVQLVQRYRNGIRGRMKSAVHELLKQYYEVESQFQHGSYDKCATALRDRYKDDMAAVTSTIFSHTQVAKKNMLVTMLIDHLWSNEPGLTDELAATLNELTSLNRSEHSRVALRARQVLIAAHQPAYELRHNQMESIFLSAVDMYGHDFHPENLQKLIQSETSIFDILHDFFYHSNRAVCNAALEVYVRRVYISYDLTCLQHLELSGEIPLVHFQFLLPSSHPNRQQNKINSGANGSETLESPIKTPLPYIPTYQRTGCMAAFESFTQFEQYFDEILDIMEDLSSPVYVSPKIIDALESGSESRLSSSLNVSLSLGDQRAPDQENVEIEPCHILCIAMKDTGNMEDDKLGKMYEEFCQQRREELKKRSIRRITFLALNKRQFPKLFTYRNYEDFAEDRIYRHLEPGMAFQLELNRMRTYELEALPTSNRKMYLYLGKAKVPRGQVVTDYRFFIRSIIRHQDLITKEASFEYLQNEGERVLLEAMDELEVAFSHPHARRTDCNHIFLNFVPTVIMDPAKIKESVTNMVMRYGPRLWKLRVLQAELRMTIRPSPTSKTSNVRLSLANGSGYHLDICLYKEITDSKLGMIKFESYESKQGPLHGLPVSTPYVTKDFLQQKRFQAQSAGTTYVYDIPDMFRQMIETLWQEYILEHPNDGVLKSSLVFDYVELVVEDNHLIEQKRFSGENTAGMVAWRFTMHTPEYPSGRDIIVIANDLTVNIGSFGPQEDIVFDLASKEARRRKIPRIYISANSGARIGLAEEIKSLFNVAWEDPSDPEKGFKYLYLTPDDYGKLAGQNSVEAELIEDEGEPRYKLTDIIGKDFGYGVENLKFAGMIAGETSRAYQDIVTISMVTCRAIGIGAYLVRLGQRVIQIENSHIILTGYSALNKLLGREVYASNNQLGGIQIMYNNGVSHKTEARDLDGVYRILKWLSYIPKTKESPLPVIKSVDPVERDIDYVPTKVPYDPRWMIAGKEDTNGHWESGFFDKGSWDEIMQPWAQTVVCGRARLGGIPVGVIAVETRTVEVTLPADPANLDSESKTVSQAGQVWFPDSAYKTSQAIKDFAHEDLPLFIFANWRGFSGGMKDMYEQIMKFGAYIVDELRQYNQPIITYIPPFGELRGGAWAVVDTTINPRHIEMYADPDSRGGVLEPEGIVEIKFREKDILKSIHRIDTNILSLKANGTPTPEEAVEIEKNVADRVSVLKPIYHQVAIHFADLHDTPKCMLSKGVIKDIVQWKKSRNTLYWRLKRRLLQNQIQKVITKSNDAIQDDVAYEMLRRWFVEDKGTTASYLWDNNQAVVQWLTSQLDESDGTIVADSLIGSNIKSVRKDAVINQVTSTVNDTPEVTSDVIMGMFQSLSEMQRLDLIHNLTQATSIGNVKLNS from the exons gCCTAGTATGTCACAAGGCAATGTGATCCATCAAAGACTAACTGAAAAAGACTTCAATGTTAGCACTCCTGAAGAATTTGTGAAACGTTTTAAAGGAACAAAAGTTATAAACAAG GTTTTGATTGCTAACAATGGTATTGCTGCAGTCAAATGCATGAGATCTGTTCGTCGATGGTCTTATGAAATGTTTAGAAATGAAAGAGCTGTACGATTTGTAGTTATGGTTACACCAGAGGATCttaaag caaatgctgaatatattaaaatggctGATCACTATGTACCAGTACCTGGAGGtacaaataacaacaattatgCTAATGTTGAACTCATTGTCAATATAGCCATACGTTCTCAAGTtcag GCTGTATGGGCTGGTTGGGGACATGCTTCTGAGAATCCAGAACTACCTAAGCTCttggacaaaaataaaattgctttTATTGGACCACCTGAAAAAGCTATGTTTGCTCTTGGTGATAAAATTGCTTCGAGTATAGTTGCACAAACAGCTGAAATTCCAACATTGCCCTGGTCTGGTTCAg GTGTAATTGGACATTACTCtggtaaaaaaattgaaattggaCCAGATTTGTACAAAAAAGGTTGTGTTGCATCAATCGAAGAAGGCTTAGTGTCAGCTGAAAAAGTTGGATATCCAATTATGATTAAAGCTAGTGAAGGCGGTGGCGGTAAAGGTATAAGAAAAGTAGAAAATACTGAAGAATTTCCAAATGCATTTAAACag GTTCAATCTGAAGTTCCTGGATcaccaatatttattatgaaattggCTAAATGTGCTAGACATTTAGAAGTACAACTTTTAGCTGATCAATATGGTAATGCTATATCATTGTTCGGACGTGATTGTTCAATTCAAAGAAGacatcaaaaaattattgaagaGGCACCAGCAGTGATTGCCGAACCTAGTGTTTTTGAAGAAATGgagaaa gctgCTGTTCGTATTGCTAAAATGGTTGGCTATGTTAGTGCTGGTACAGTTGAATATCTGTACGATACCGAcggaaattattactttttggaGTTAAATCCTAGACTGCAAGTCGAACATCCATGCACTGAAATGGTATCTGATGTGAATTTACCTGCTGCACAACTGCAAATTTCAATGGGATTACCTCTTAACTGTATTAAAGACATAAGATTACTTTATGGTGAATCTGCTTGGGGAGAAAGTTCTATTGATTTTGATGCACCAAGACATAAACCTCATCCATGGGGTCATGTTATTGCTGCTCGAATTACTAGTGAAAACCCTGATGaag gttttaagCCTAGTTCGGGAACAGTTCAAGAATTAAATTTCCGCTCTTCAAAGAATGTTTGGGGATACTTCAGTGTAGCAGCCTCAGGAGGATTACACGAATTTGCTGATTCTCAGTTTGGGCATTGTTTCTCATGGGGAGAAAACCGAGAACAAGCTAGAga AAATTTAGTTATTGCACTTAAAGAATTGTCAATTCGAGGAGATTTTAGAACTACAGTTGAATATTTAATCACACTTCTTGAAACTGAATCATTCCAG tCTAATACGATTGATACAGCTTGGTTGGATTTATTGATATCAGAGCGAGTACAATCTGAAAAGCCAGACATATTTCTTGGAGTCATTTGTGGAGGACTTCATATCGCTGATCGTACCATATCCGAATCATTCCAAAACTTTCAAACATCTTTAGAACG tggTCAGGTATTGAGTGCCAGTACACTAGATCACCATGTATCTGTTGAACTTATAAATGGTGGATACAAATATAAAGTTCAAGTTACCAAATCTGGACTCAATTCATACTTCCTTATTATGAATGGCTCATTTAAGGAAATTGAAGTCCATCGTCTGTCTGATGGTG GAATTTTGTTATCTTTGGATGGATCAAGTTTTACTACTTATATGCGAGAAGAAGTAGATCGGTATAGAATTGTAATTGGTAATCAGACATGTgtttttgaaaaagaaaatgatCCATCTTTATTACGCTCGCCGTCTGCTGGTAAATTGATTAGTTTTCTTATAGAGGACGGTGGTCAAGTTAAAAAAGGTCAACCATATGCTGAAATAGAG GTAATGAAAATGGTAATGACGTTAACAGCAACAGAAAACGGCCGTGTGTATTATAGCAAAAGACCTGGTGCCGTTCTTGATGCTGGATCATTAATTGCAACGCTTGAATTAGATGACCCATCTTTGGTTACAAAAGCAGTTGAATATAAAGGACAGTTCCTTGAACTCGATGGAACGTCACATATTTATGGAGAAAgtcttaataatatacatacatgctATAGAGGTATGCTAGATAATATTCTGGCAGGGTATTGTTTGCCAGAACCATATCATCTTGTACGTTTGAGAGAAGTCATTGAAAAGTTTATGAATTCTTTACGGGATCCAAGTTTACCTTTACTGGAGTTGCAG GAAGTAATATCTTCAATATCAGGCAGAATACCAAAAgctgttgataaaaaaattaaatcattaatgaaGCTATATGAAAGGAACATCACATCTGTACTTGCTCAATTTCCTAGCCAACAAATAGCTGCAATTATTGATGG CCATGCTGCAACTTTACAAAAAAGAACAGACCGTGATAGCTTCTTCCAGACAACACAAGGCATTGTTCAACTGGTACAAAGATATAGGAATGGAATTCGTGGTCGAATGAAGTCTGCTGTTCATGAGTTGCTGAAACAATACTATGAAGTGGAAAGTCAATTTCAACATG gAAGTTACGATAAATGTGCTACTGCATTGAGGGATAGATACAAAGATGATATGGCTGCTGTTACATCAACAATATTTTCACATACACAAGTAGCAAAGAAGAATATGTTAGTTACTATGTTAATTGATCATTTGTGGTCCAATGAACCTGGTTTAACAGATGAGTTAGCAGCTACATTAAACGAGTTAACTTCACTCAATCGCAGTGAACATTCTAGAGTTGCTCTTCGGGCCCGACaa GTACTCATTGCTGCACACCAACCAGCATATGAATTAAGACATAACCAAAtggaatcaatatttttatctgcTGTTGACATGTATGGACATGATTTTCATCCTGAAAACTTACAAAAACTTATCCAATCTGAAACTTCTATATTTGATATTCTTCATGactttttttatcattcaaaCCGTGCAGTTTGCAATGCCGCATTAgag GTTTATGTTAGACGTGTTTACATATCATATGATCTTACATGTTTGCAACATTTGGAACTGTCAGGAGAAATACCATTGGTACATTTCCAATTTCTTTTGCCTTCTTCTCATCCAAATCG tcaacaaaataaaatcaattctgGAGCCAATGGATCTGAAACCCTTGAATCACCAATCAAAACTCCATTGCCATATATCCCAACTTATCAAAGAACTGGTTGTATGGCAGCATTTGAATCATTTACTcaatttgaacaatattttgatgaaatcCTGGATATTATGGAAGATCTATCTTCTCCTGTTTATGTTTCCCCTAAAATCATTGATGCACTTGAAAGTGGAAGTGAATCTAGATTAAGCTCATCTCTCAATGTGAGCTTGTCTCTAGGTGACCAACGGGCCCCAGACCAAGAAAACGTTGAG atTGAACCgtgtcatatattatgtatagctatGAAAGATACTGGAAATATGGAAGATGATAAACTTGGTAAGATGTATGAAGAATTTTGTCAACAACGTAGAGAAGAGTTGAAAAAAAGATCAATCCGAAGAATCACTTTCTTAGCTttgaataa AAGGCAATTCCCTAAATTATTCACCTACAGAAACTATGAAGATTTTGCTGAAGATAGAATTTACCGGCACTTAGAGCCAGGTATGGCTTTCCAATTGGAATTGAACAGAATGAGAACTTATGAATTAGAAGCTTTGCCTACATCAAACAGAAAAATGTACCTGTATTTAGGAAAAGCTAAA gtTCCAAGAGGTCAAGTTGTAACTGATTATCGCTTCTTTATACGCTCCATTATAAGACATCAAGATTTAATAACAAAAGAAGCATCTTTTGAATACCTTCAAAATGAAGGAGAACGTGTATTGTTGGAAGCAATGGATGAATTAGAAGTTGCTTTTAGCCACCCACATGCACGTAGAACTGACTGTAATCATATATTCTTGAATTTCGTCCCCACTGTTATTATGGATCCTGCCAAA ATTAAAGAAAGTGTGACTAATATGGTAATGAGGTATGGTCCACGTCTTTGGAAATTGCGAGTTCTTCAAGCTGAGCTTAGAATGACAATACGACCTTCGCCTACCAGTAAAACTTCAAATGTCCGATTAAGCCTTGCAAATGGTAGCGGTTATCATTTGGATATTTGCCTTTATAAAGAAATTACCGACTCTAAATTAGGAATG attaaATTTGAATCATATGAATCAAAGCAAGGACCATTACATGGACTTCCAGTTTCTACTCCATATGTAACCAAAGACTTTTTGCAACAAAAAAGATTCCAAGCTCAAAGTGCCGGAACAACTTATGTTTATGATATTCCAGACATGTTTAGACAAATGATAGAAACTTTGTGGCAAGAATACATTTTGGAACATCCAAATG atggagtTTTAAAAAGTAGCTTAGTGTTTGACTATGTTGAACTTGTTGTTGAAGACAATCATTTAATTGAACAGAAACGTTTTTCTGGTGAAAATACT gcTGGTATGGTTGCTTGGAGATTTACAATGCATACTCCAGAGTATCCTTCTGGTCGAGATATAATTGTAATTGCTAATGATCTAACTGTAAACATTGGTTCATTTGGTCCACAAGAAGATATTGTCTTCGATTTAGCTTCTAAAGAAGCACGAAGAAGAAAAATCCCACGTATTTATATATCAGCTAACAGTGGAGCTCGTATTGGTCTTGCAGAAGAAATAAAAAGTTTGTTCAATGTAGCCTGGGAAGATCCATCTGATCCGGAAAAA ggattcaaatatttatacttaacacCAGATGACTATGGAAAATTAGCTGGTCAAAATTCTGTAGAAGCAGAATTAATTGAAGATGAAGGAGAACCACGATATAAACTAACTGACATTATTG GAAAAGATTTTGGTTATggtgttgaaaatttaaaattcgccGGAATGATAGCTGGTGAAACTTCTCGTGCGTATCAAGATATTGTTACAATTTCAATGGTGACTTGTCGTGCTATTGGTATTGGGGCTTATCTTGTACGACTTGGTCAACGCGTTATTCAAATTGAGAATTCTCATATTATTCTAACAGGATACAGTGCTTTGAATaag ctTCTTGGTCGTGAAGTGTATGCATCTAACAATCAGTTAGGTGgtattcaaattatgtataataatggtgTGTCACACAAGACTGAGGCTAGAGACTTAGATGGTGTGTACAGAATTCTGAAGTGGCTTTCTTACATTCCAAAAACTAAAGAATCTCCATTGCCTGTGATTAAAAGTGTGGATCCTGTAGAAAGAGATATAGACTATGTGCCTACCAAAGTCCCATATGATCCTCGTTGGATGATTGCTGGAAAAGAAGATACCA aTGGCCATTGGGAGTCAGGATTCTTTGATAAAGGATCATGGGATGAAATAATGCAACCCTGGGCACAGACTGTTGTTTGTGGAAGAGCTAGACTAGGAGGAATCCCAGTTGGTGTTATTGCTGTTGAAACAAGAACAGTAGAAGTCACTTTACCGGCAGATCCTGCCAATTTGGATTCGGAATCTAAG ACTGTGTCTCAAGCTGGACAAGTATGGTTCCCAGACTCCGCGTATAAAACATCTCAAGCCATTAAAGATTTTGCTCATGAAGATTTACCACTTTTCATCTTTGCTAACTGGAGAGGTTTTTCTGGTGGAATGAAAG ACATGTACgaacaaattatgaaatttggTGCATACATTGTTGATGAACTAAGACAATACAATCAGCCAATCATCACATATATCCCACCATTTGGTGAGTTGCGAGGAGGAGCATGGGCTGTTGTAGATACTACTATTAATCCAAGGCATATTGAGATGTATGCAGATCCAGATAGCCG GGGTGGTGTTCTAGAACCTGAAGGAATTGTTGAAATTAAATTCCGTGAAAAAGACATCTTAAAATCTATTCACAGaattgatacaaatattttgagtCTCAAAGCTAATGGTACCCCAACTCCTGAAGAAGCAGTTGAAATAGAAAAGAACGTTGCAGATAGAGTATCAGTGTTGAAACCTATTTACCATCAAGTAGCAATTCATTTTGCTGACTTACATGATACACCTAAATGCATGCTTAGTAAAGGTGTTATCAAAGATATTGTTCAATGGAAAAAATCtcgtaatacattatattggcGTCTTAAACGGCGTTTATTACAAAACCAAATCcaaaaagtaataacaaaatCCAATGATGCTATTCAAGATGATGTTGCCTATGAAATGCTGAGAAGATGGTTTGTTGAAGACAAAGGCACCACTGCT tcttATCTGTGGGATAACAATCAAGCCGTAGTACAATGGTTGACGAGTCAATTAGATGAATCTGATGGCACAATTGTAGCTGATTCATTAATTGGAAGCAACATCAAGAGCGTAAGGAAAGATGCAGTTATAAATCAAGTCACATCCACAGTAAAT GACACACCTGAAGTTACATCAGATGTAATAATGGGTATGTTCCAAAGTCTATCAGAAATGCAACGTCTAGACCTGATTCATAATTTAACTCAGGCCACGAGCATTGGAAATGTGAAATTAAATAGTTGA